Sequence from the Camelus bactrianus isolate YW-2024 breed Bactrian camel chromosome 21, ASM4877302v1, whole genome shotgun sequence genome:
accccaagaGGAAGGGCCCTGGGTGGAGACTGGGACAGTGTTGCCACATCCCTGCCAGGCCCGTCTGGAGCCCGCTGCGGGCTgggcctcctgctgctgcccaCCTGTTTGGTGTGGTGACAGGTCAGCGCCCACCAGCTTTCACAAGCAGttggattttaaaataagaactctGATGTAATGTGACCCAAAATGGTATGTTAAACTTGGCGAGAAGGCACAGGAGCCTGGAAGGGTAGGCGGGGAGTTGCAAAGCTGAGGTCAAGGGCCTCTGGCTGGGAAAAGCTAGTGAGCATGGCCCTTAGCTTGTTCTTGGAGTCGCCCTTGAAgtgcccaggacaggggaggcgCGGGGGAGGCCTGGGGCCCGGGATCAGGTCAGCGGGGGGCCAGCCATAGTGGGTAGAGTGatggctggaggagggtgggtgCAGCTCCATCCAGAGAAAGAGGGGGAATCCTGGAAACTCCAGGTCATTACTCCCTGGGGGCTTAGGCATATGTTCCAATTCCATATGAAGACCGCCAGAGTCAGGAGACcacgctgtgtgaccttgagcaagtcccgcgcctctctgggcctcagtctcctcttctctccagggAGGGATTGGAGCAGGACATCTAGGGACCCCTGCTTCCAGCCTGACATCCTGGGAACTCCAGCAAGGGGGTAGGCATCCTGGCTAGCTGACAGGTGACTGGTGTCCCCTCAGTGGAGCCTCGAGTGTGAGGACGGCTGGACGGGGCCGCTGGGGCCAGTGGAGCACCTCCTCGGCTGGTTGCTGGGCTGTGTCCTCCTGGGCCTGGGCTGTGACCGGTGAGGCGCTGCCCCTGCCCTTCCGCCCTGGCGGCCCTCCCCTAGAGCCCCTCTGGGTCCCCTGAGCGCTCCTCACCCAAATCCACGTGTCCCCTGCTGCACACCAGGTTTGGCCGCCGGCCTGTGTTTGTGGCCTCCCTGGTGCTGGCCACGGGCCTGGGGGCCGGTGAGGTCCTGGCTGCCAGCTTTCCCACCCTGATGGCTCTGCGGCAGCTTCACAGGGGGGCCTTGGCAGGGGCCTCCCTCGCCCTCTATGTGGCCCGTGAGTGCCGGGGGTGcctgctggaggggagggggcaggtgggtggcACGGGAGACCTTTCTGGCACTCCAGTTGAGGGCCcttctggaggaggtgggaggggcactCTTTGTTCTGTGAGCTCTATGTTTTGTGCGCGGGCCTGGTGCCAGTGAGGCGGCAGGTTGACCTCAGACATCCAGCTCCTGGGGAGGGCAGCAACTGGCCCCACAGCCCTGGACAGAGAGCCCTCCGGAGAGGCCTCGGCCTTAGGCCACCTATGTCTGCTCAGGGCTGGAGCTGTGTGACCCGCCTCACCGCCTGGCTTTCTCCATGGGGGCCAGCCTCTTCTCTGTGGCGGGCACTCTGCTGCTGCCCGGCCTGGCCCTGCTTGCGCAAGACTGGCGCTTTCTGCAGGGGCTGAGTGCCCTGGTGACGGGAACCCTGCTGCTCTTTTGGGGGTAAGTACGGTGGGAGACGGGTCCACAGCTGCCGTGGACGCCACGTGTGCCGCTGCCCTCTGACCTCCGTGCAGCACCAGGCGTGTGGGACAGGGACACAGAAAACCATGCGATGTGCCTCCCTGTGggctgggaagaggggaaggggccTTGGCCGCTGCTCCCAAGGGCCTCCTCACCCAACCCCCACAGGTCTCCAGCCCTGTTCCCTGAGTCTCCCTGCTGGCTGCTGGCCACAGGGCAGTCAGCCCGAGCCAGGAAGATCTTGTGGCACTTTGCGGAAGCCAGTGGTGTGAACCCCGAGGACAGCTCGGAGGAGGAGAGCTCCCTGGCTACCGGTAATGCACCagctgggaagaaggaaggggtgctggaggctggaggaaggTGTTGTCCCCTCATACGCACCCCATTATGTCCCCGGGGCTGCAGAGCTGGACGTGCTGTGTGCAGGGAGCCCCCAGCCCCGGCACCACTGGGTCCTGGAGCTCCGGCACACCCGCGTCGCCTGGAGAAATGGACTCATCCTGGGCTTCAGTTCgtgaggaggggagggcctgAGAGGGCATGGGCGGGCTGAGGAGGGGGAGTGGTCCTTGCCTTCCCTCTGGGGTGAGTCTGGTTCCCATGATCCCTGGCTCTGGCTGGGCCCCTAACTTTGCTGTTCCTCCCAGGCTGATCGGCGGGGGCATCAGAACCAGCTTTCTTCGCAGCCTGACACCAGGGGAGCCCACCTTCTACTGGCCCTACTTCCTAGTGGCCGGCCTGGAGGCAGCAGCCACCATCTTCCTGCTCCTAACGGCTGATCTCTGGGGGCGCCGCCCAGTCCTGCTGCTGGGCACCTTGGTCCTGGGCCTGGCGTCCCTGCTGCTTCTTGCGGGGACCCAGTGTAAGTGTGGGGCCCCACAGGCTGACAGGGCTGTTGGGTTCAGCCGGGGGTCTGCCTGATGGGGGTGTCGTGGGATCAGACCCCTCCTGGGGCCTTGAGAGAGACGCACAGGGCGCGAGGTGCTGAGATGAGACCGCTGTCTCCCGAGTGTGcacctggggaaactgaggccctgagattTAAGGGCTAGAAGCATTCCACAAGAAGGGGCTTACTATAAAGGTCTGGGTCAGGTGGGGCAGCCCACAACTGCTGACCCCCAAGCACAGGGCACAggtgcagaggcagagagacgGGGAGGGCAGGCCCGCAGCATCCCTGAGACACGGAGGAGCGGGGGAGGACCCCTGGAGAGCATCACGTGGGCAgcactctcctcctccccagacctTCCCAGCTGGACTGTGCTGTCCCTCTCTGTCCTGGGGCTCCTGGCCTCCCAGGCCGTGTCTGCTCTCAGCAGCCTCTTTTCGGCAGAGGTCTTCCCCACAGTGACCAGGTGAGGGGGCctagggctggggggtggggcccTGCCCACAAGCCCCACTCCCCAGCTCCCTGTCGTTGGGACTGGAGTTCAGAGGTCTCTTCCTGGGTGTCTCAGGGGACAGTGGTGATGTAAAGGCCCACATGTCAGCAGAGGAgtggaggcagggggaggggagaaagcagcCCGAGGTGGGTGGTCAGAGGGGAGAGCCCCAGAGAGGGTAGAGCTCCATGGGGAGATCACTTTCCGAGTTTCTAACAAAAAGGACAGAACTTGTTCCAGGGCAGCTCTTCCCTAGACTTTTCGGTTGTTTCCCTGGGGCTCCCACACCTTGGCCCTGCTGAGGGCCACCtctggggccaggcctgcctggggGCACTGGGCACCTGGTGCAAGGCTGTGTCCGCAGCCCTTAGGGCCGCCCCACCGTCCTCTCTTGCAGGGGCGCCGGGCTGGGCCTGGTGCTGGGAGCTGGATTGCTGGGCCAGGCCGCCTCCCCACTGGCCGACGTGCACGGCCGGCAGGGCTTCTTCCTGCAGCACGTGGTCTTCTCGGCCTTTGCCATCCTCGCCCTACTCTGTGTCCTGCTGCTGCCCGAGAGCCGTGGTCGCGCGCTGCCCCAGTCACTGCAGGACGCTGACCGCCTGCGCCGCTCCCCGCTCCTCCGGGGAGGCCCCCTCCAGGACCACCTGCCTCTGCTGCCCGCCTCCCAACCCCAGGCCAGGACACAGCTGGCCCAGGAGGGGTGACCAGGCTGCAGACACACCTCCCCTCAGATGGCCACACACCAGTGCAGGCGGAGGGGGTCTCAGGAGGGAGCGAGAGGCCAGCAGGAAGCGGGCCTGGGTTCCCGGGGGCCCTGGTTCCCCAATTGTGCATGAGGAGGATAAAGGTGACCGTGAACTTGGCATCCTTGCTGGTTCTTGCCTCAGATGGCACCTGTGGCTGGAGGGGGCTTCTGGTGTCCACCTCCCCTCTGGAGACTCACAACCCGGAACCCAGGGCATCTGTAGCTCCCACCCCATTGGGGGCAGCCTGGGGCCAGCCCACAGCTGCAGGCCTGAAGGGACTGAGGTGGACGGAGGCCCTGCTGGTCACCGTGCACGCTGGAGAGACTAGCATGTCTTTAATTCACATTTGCCGGAGGGCTGCTTCCTTCCCTGCAGAGATGAGGTCCACGTGGGTGGGAGGCCGAGCTCCCGGGATGGGAGCCTCTGATACCCCTGGGGGCCACTGACCGGGCAGAGGGGCACTGCCTTCTGGCCACTCCACTCTGGGCTCTGGGTTCTGACCTCCCCTGCGGGAACCAGGCTGACCAAGCCCCTGGGTGGGGCCCAGTGCCCTCTGTCCACCTCCGGGGAGGTCAGCTGGGCCTCTCAGCCATACAGCCAAGTGTGGGGTATCCAGTTGGGTCCTGTGGTCTGCCTTCTGTGTCCAGGGCCCCACCAGAAAGCCCCTCCCCTGTCTGCCCTCACGGGGGCCCATACAAATCAGCCAGCCGGGCGAAGCGCGGGCCCCAGTCCCAGAGGCAGCTGTAGTCCTGATCACCGTCGCCCAGGCTGGACAGGATGGAGCTCAGCGTCCCTGCCTCGGAGCCGTCGCCCTCGTAGTCAAAGATGAGAGCCGTGTCGTAGGGTGGGACACTGGGGTCACTGTCTGCAGCCTCCAGGCCCTGCGGGAAGGCCTCAGGGCTCAGGACCAGCTCATGCCAGCCGCCAGCCAGTGCGCGTGTGTAAGGGGGACAGGGTCCTGCAAAGCAGCCCAGAGCTCGAGGGCAGTGGCTCCTGCCCAAGACGGGGGCATAGAGGGAAGGTTCCCTTCCTCAGGCTAGAAACACTACCCTCCAAGCCCCCTCACCCATGTCCAGCTGcccaccctcctcacccctgGTCCAGCCCCAGGGCAGATGCCTGAGtctgggtgggggtgtggggtgtggtGCCCATGCCCTGCCCTTCCAGCCCCTCACCCCTACCGCAGGGCACCTACCTCGTTGATGAAGTCAGCGATGTCGGAGGGGCTGGTGGGCAGCGTGCGGGCGGCCTGGGGGTGCGCTCTGCCGAATGGGGCATCTCTGCGCAGTGGTGGCCGTCCCAGGGGGGTGCTCAGGGCCACCAGCTCTGCCGGGTGGCGTAGCTGGTCCATGTCATAGGCGTCCTGCGGAGGAACAGCACGCGGGGATTCAGCCACATCTGTCACCAGTTGGCGTTTCGTCCGCGGGCACCTTCCTGGGGCGGCCTGCGAGGAGGCCGCAGGCCATCTGGGGCCCCTCGGGGCTCCCTCCCACCACTCGGTGCCTGTAACCCGCCCTACCCCGCCCCTCACCTTggtccccctccccgcccctcacctggtcctcctccccgcccccctgcTCATCATAGTTGAGGATGTTGTCCCGGAGGTCGTCCTGCAGCCCGTGCAGGAGTCCCTTGTCCCACGACTGCTGCCGGGACCGTGTCAGGAGGGCCACCAGCAGGGCGAGCACTGGGCGGAGAGGCACAGGGTGGAGGTCGGCGGTGGGAGTGGGCATAGACCAtgggggcggggcgcgggggcggggtCTGCAGGCGCGGGGCACTCACAGAGCAGCAGGATGACGCTGGCCAGCACGATGACCAGGGCGCCCAGGCTGAGGCCCGCACCGCCCACCCGCAGCGCTGCGGCCCCTGGCAGGCAGGCGCCGTCTGGACCGCAGCGGCACACGGTCACGTTCAGGGCCTGCTCGCGCTGCTGGGGTGGCTGTCCTGAGTCTCGGAGCAGCAGGCTGAGGCGGTGCAACCCCTCTTGGACCTGGTGCCGCAGCCGCAGGCGTGCGTGGCTAACTGCGGAGGGCACCTGGGTCAGCGCACGGTTGTGGGGGCAGGGGCACTGTGTCCGCTGCTGACCCACCTCGCGAGCCCACTCTGCGCCCCTTGGCAGCCTGAAGGGTGGAGATCCTGAGATGCTGGGCTTGGGTTTCCCATCCACCCACCGAATGTAATGACTGACCCCTGCCTGGCCTGCAGAGGGAGGCAGCGGGACCATGGTATTGAGTGACCTCCGCCCCAGGTTCCAGGCCTCCGACCCCAGGGGTGTAGGGGCGCTCACCATTAACCTGGCTGAGGCTCCAGTTCCGAGCCAGCTCTGGGATCCTGGGGCTCAGCTGGAAGTGGAAGGGGGCCCCGTGGGGGGGCAGGTCCTCATCCATGGCTCCCAGGAGAAGACCAGAGCCCTGGTCAGGTGCGCTGCACAGGCTGCCCCACGGTGGGGACAGCTCAGGGGCGTGGTCATTGACCTCCAGGATCTCAATGGACAGGGTGCCAGTGGCCGTGCTGGGTGGGGAGGCTGCAGGCAGGAGAGGCTGGTGGGCTCCGAGACCTATGGAGCCCCGCCCACCCTGTCAGTCTGTTCAGTGGAGTGCCAGGCTCTCAGTCCCTAGGCAGAAGCAGGGCCCCAGCTGCGGTCAGGGAGCCAGGGAGCCCAGGCTGGGCTTGGTGCTCACCATCGTCTTGGGCCAGGATGATGGCCCTGTACCAGCCGTCCTTGAGGAAGGGCGAAGCGGGGCTGAGCACACGCTGGGTCTGGACCTGGCCGGTGGCCCCGTCCACTTGCAGCCAGTCCTCAGGGTCGTAGTCCTTGGAGTAGCTgttggagaggagggaaggagggcgtGGGGTGGCCCTGGGCCCAGGAGGGACCCCAGAAGTGTGGTCACacgtagacacacacacacgcctttGAGGACAGCCTTAAGCTGGTGTTTCCTTCCCAATcaacagattaagaaactgaggcccaggaaggacGGGTGAGCTGCTCAGGGCCCCATGGTCACGGAGCGACAGCCAGCATTCCATGGAGACTGACTCGGACACACAGGGCCGAGGCAGTGGGTAAAACCCAAGGTATTAAAGCCACTCCCATGGGAGCAACAGCTCCCCAGAACGGACAGGGCGAGACACTGAGAGGCTGGCCAACACAGACCGTGGCTATGTCAGTGTGTGCCAGCTGGACCTAGCCCTGCCCTAGGGAGCCAGGTCACGTGAACACACACATGCAGGACAGCACTGAGAGCCCCTGGACCCTCAGTGACCCACACTCATGAGTCCTCCACCCTCCGTCCAGGGCCCCACGGGAACCCTCGGGGCACAGGTCCAGGCTCCCTTAGCGGTGCTCCTGCCATGACCAGGAGATGGAGGCCTGGGACTCAGTTCCCTCTGCTCATGCCTGCGGCCCCTACCTGAGCCTCTGCAGCTGCTGTGTGTCAGGGTCTCGGGCAGAGAAGGTGGCCACGGGGGTTCCTGGCGCTGCGCCCTCAGCCAGGCTGGTCCGCAGCGGGTTCTCCTGGAACACGGGCGCCTCGTTGACGTCCCGCACCTGCACGCTGACCCTGGCCTGGCCCCGCTCGGCCCAGGGGGCAGTGGCCTGCAGGGGCGCCTCATTCTGCACCGCCACTCTGAGGTCATACCGCTCACGACGCTCGTAgtccaggggctgtggggaggggcagagtgcTCAGGACCCTGGAGTGCCTCGCGTCTGGGACACAGGAGGCAGGCGGGCGCTGGAGAGGCTCCCCTGGTGGTGCTGCCACCCCGGTGCATCCTCTGAGCCCCTATGCCCCTTCTCCTTGTaaactttggaaaaataaaagttaagcaGGACAGAAAGGCACAAAGAGTCATGCAAAAATGACCAAACACAAGCCCATCACTCAGAATGAGTTTGTTGTGTGGTCAGTTTTATATCACGCGGCCAGGCTGTCCTCCTCAGTGACTCAAGCACACACACATCTAGGTGTTGAGAAGAAGGTATTTGGTAGATGTGGTTAAATTAACCTCTACATCAGCTGACTTTAAATAAAGAAGATTACTTTGGACAGCCTGGGTGGGTTTCATCTGTGGCTGAAAGTCTTTAAGAGCAAAGCTGAGACTTCCCTGAGGAGGAACACTGCCTCCAGGTTCCTGGGTTTCCAGCCTGTCCCAACCCTTCGGCCTCCACACTCGCCCGGCCAGGCTCACAGTGGCTGGCATGAGCCAGGCTCTTGCAATAAAGCTCTTTATGTTTCAAAGCCTAAACCTCCATCTCtctgtgtgtgagcgtgtgtgcgCCTgcgtgtgtgtccacgtgtgcaCACGTGTCTCCTGCTGGTTTTGTCTCTGGCTTCAGGTCTGGCCGACATGGTGGGTCTGTAATTGTGCATGGAGATCACACATGTCAGGTGGAAGAGGCTGGAAATAACACACAGGCTCGTGGGGTTGCCCCCTTTCAGCCCTGTTGCCTGTGGCCCGAGCCTGCAGTCCCAGCTCCTGGCCCTCTTGGCTCCATCCCCTTCCTCGGCTCTTCCTGAGGACACAGAGGGTCCAAACAGGGGTCCAAGGGTGTGAGGAgacccaccttccccagctcgGTGGTGGCAGTGAGACCCCGGCTGGGGGCAGGGCGTGCAACCCACTCACCTTCACCACGGACAGCACGCCCTCGTTGGTCTTGGGGTCTGTGCGGATGGTGAACTGCCTGTCAGGGTCGCCCTCCAGGATGGTGAACCTGGCCACCCAATTTGGGGAGCCTGGCAGGTCCCGGTCCTCCACTGCGAGCCGCCCCACGTCCACTGCGCTGACGGCCTCGGTGGCCTCCACAAAGAACTGCGGGGCCAGCGTGTTACCCACGGGGCCCTGGGGGCTCCCACCCTCGGGGAGTCATCCAGGTCCACTGCCCCCGAGGGAGCTCCCTCGGAGGAGCCGTCTCCCCCGAGGGCAGGGCCAGCTGCTCCCTCCCACGTGGGAGAGCTTGGGGAGTCTGTTTCCCGCCCCAAGGGCTGCAGAGGGGCCTCGGGCGGCTTCTCCCCAGGACCCCCAGCTCCTGACTGTTCACAGGCTTGCAAGTGCCCCCCTCGGCTGGCCTCTGACTGCGGCTCCTGCACCATCCCCAGGAGCCCCCAGCTACCCCCCCCCAGGAGCCCCGGGGAAGGGCAGCCCTGAGCGGCGGCACCTCGTCCCTCGTGAACTCTGGCGCGTTGTCATTGACGTCCTCGAGTGTGATGAGGGCTGAGGCGGTGGCGGTGAGGCCCTCTCCAGACATGTCTGCCACCTGCAGGGTCAGATTGTACACGGCGACCACCTGGGGGCACAGTGACAGGGGTAAGGAGACCCCAGGGGAGCACGGGGCCAGGGCTGGTTGGCAGGCCAGGCTGGCCACCCGCAAGCTCAGCCCTGGCGGGGAGCCCTTGGCGTCAAGGCCCCAGGTGGCTCCAAGCACCTGCCCTGCTCCCAAAGTCTGGGACAAAACACGCTACCTGGTCTCTTGGGGTCGGCCAGAGTCAACAACTGTTGACCCCAGACTCTGCCCTGGCCCATGCGGGGGCAAAAGGTCAATTGCCAAGTCGGGTAAGCACTTACAGGGCGCCTTCTGCATGTGGGATGCTGGGTCCCTGCCTGGGAAGCCGGTGCAgtggcagagggaggggacaaaTGCCACCTAACACAGCCAGTGACCAGACGGAGCGCACGGGTGGCCATGGGGAAACCaaggagggcttcccagaggagctgAAGCCACACAGAAGGCCAGCAGTGAGGGCTACAGGGGCCCCACAGAGGAAGAGCAGGCAGGGACGGCCAGACAGCAGCTCTTCTCCACAGGTCCAAGAGGTgagggccccaccccaggccagggaCCCAACTGCGTTGCAGGCAACGGGGTGGGAGAGGTTTTTGGCAGAAAACACACCGAGGGCCCCTCACACCATCTTGGATCCAACCACACAACCGACGGGGGAGGGGCCTGCCtttgggggaggcaggggtgtcTCAAGCTGGGTCTGCCTGGAGCCCAGGGCCATGGGATCGGGCCCCCTCCCCGCCGTGGGCCTGCCTGGTGGACACCGGCTGCCCTGCCCCAGCTATCAGGGCAGAGCCGCGGGGGCCTCACCTCGCGGTCCAGGCCCACTTGCACGGTGCGGATCTCCCCCGTGTAGGGGTCAATGCTGAAGAGCTGGGGGCCACCCTGCTCCAGGATGGAGAACCGCAGGGCTGCGTTGTCGGTCTCTGGGTCATCCGCGTCCGTGGCCTCAGCTCTGGTCACGTAGGTGCCTGGGAAGGGTGCGGATGTGTGCGGCAACGCCCATGGGTGCCAACCCCCAACTCCAGGGCACGTGGCCCACTGGTGCCAGGCCCAGGACCCCATCCAGACTGTGCTGACGCGAATGTCTGAGTGTCCAGACTCGTGCTGCTTGTGGGAACGGAAGCGGGGTGTGCGACACACACGCTGACACGGCCTCCCACCAGACACCCAGACGGCCCGATGGGGCCGAGAGCCTGCTGGGGGACCTGGGGCTGCCCTGAACCCCAGCCCCTGGGGAGACAGGGTGGGCggccctcagccccacctgcagagacACACAGCACCCAGGGTCGCACCTGTGCCCTGGGGTAATGGGGCGCCAAATCTCAGAACCCGTGCCCACACCTGGTTCCCTCCTGCTGCGATTCAGGCCTGGCACCCCTAGCTCAGGTTACTAAAGTTAACCCAGTGAGGTGGACTGGCCTCGGGCCACCTGGGGAGCAGCCCCGGTAGCTGGGCGCCCTTACCTGTGGCTGGGCTCATCCCAGCCCTCCCGGGCCCCCCGGAGTGTCCCACTGGGGTCTGATAATTGGCAGAAAATCAAGTCGCCAGCCCAGCCTGAGAAGCTACCAACCAGGTGACTCCTGGCACAATACTGGACCCCAGGGGAAAGCCAAGAAGAACTCTCTGAACAGGCACTTTTCCCAGGGTGCGGGTGAGCATTCCGGAAGCACATCACACGTACTCCATGAATGAGCAACTGAGCAAACTCCTGGGGTGAGGGAGCCGGGCCCTCACTACCAGAGAGGGGGCACCCCAGCTCGGGTCTAGGGGTCTGCCTGGATTTGGGAGGAGCCATTGGTCCTCCGGAGGGTCCACGCCGCAGGTGGAGACGGGACTACTGAGCAGGTGGGACAGGGGAGGGGTTTGCCTttgggggaggagcagggaccCCCAGAGGCTTGGGGCACAGGAACCACCCACGACCGAGACCTCCCGCCCCCACGTACCCCGGGAGCCCCAGCACATGCGGGGCAAGGGTAGTGGCCCTGGGAGGGGCCCCTGGGAGCTGCACGAAAGCAGCGGCCCAACCACCCACGAGATGGTCCAGCCTCCCAACAGCGGGCCACCCCACACTCCCGGCAGCCAGTCTCCACCCAGCCCGTCCTGTTCTCTTACacacagaagagagagaaaaaggaataaccCACCCTCAGCCACCAAACGGCCAGCAGAACCAGACCTACAGCCAGCCAGACGCCGGGGCTTCCACCCAGCAGAACTGAAAACACTGTGCTCAGTGTGTCGGGGCTGTAAAGGAGGAGGTGGGCAATATGCAGAAGAGAGGTGGGGACTGGACAGAGGCAGGACCTCCTCTGCTGCAAAGGCCTTACTGGGCGAGGGAAACCGAGCAAGGTCTTAGATGAGGCGCTACTATGTGTCAACGCTGACTTCCTGGCTCCGATGGTTACACGGAGTCACTTCAGTGTGTGCAACCCCCGCCGTCCAGAGAAGAAggtggggggaaaaggaaaaTGGTTAACGTGAACGGGATAAACATCGTATCTCTGTGAAAGGTGTACAGGGATTTTTGCCAACTTTTCTGTGAGTCTGAAATTACGtcaagataaaaaaattaaaagtaaaaagtattGTCATTTtgagtcttaaaaaaaacaaaaataggatgaaataaaattaacacGTATGGCCAAGGAGAGGCAAGTCTCTGCGGCACAAGACTGTGAGATTTGACCAGGACCCCTGggaccagggtggggagggggcagagggtcCCTGTCTGGAATGAGTATGTCTGCCTGGAACAGAGTCAGGCAAGCGAGACTGTCTTGTGATGATTCCTAAGGCACAGAAGGTTTTGAGCTTTTTGTAATCGAAATGTAGAATTGAGCACAGAGAGGGAGCGTCTGGCGATGGGTACGGGGTCTCCTTCTGGGGGATGAAGATGGTTTTTAGAGGGAGGTGTTggtgcacaacactgtgaatgtgctGAAGTTCATCTTAAAATGGTTAACTGTATGTTAAataaattacacctcaatttagaaggaggagaagagggggaaggaagaaaggggaggaggggattCACCATCCACAAATCCTCTCTGCATTCTGGaagatgtgggggggggggtgagattTGTATTGAAAGGGGAAGTGACCTGAGTCAAATTCCCTCGGTCCTGGAGGCTGTTTACCCATTTTCAGACTCTCTGATGGACCTAGGGATGGGCCTGGGAAGTTCTTGCTGGAGGGAAATGCTGGACCTCTGACCTACCAAGTGCACGTCTGCAGAAGCTCCCTCCCCCGCCAGGATCCAGGGGGTGCGGGGACCGGGCTCCCACCTCACCTGGGGCAGCGCCCTCCAGCACGTGGCCAGTGAACACCTCCTGCCGGAAGACCGGTCTGTTGTCGTTCTGGTCCACAACCACAATCTCCAGGTCTGTGGGCTCCTCCAGGGTGGACCCTCCCAGGTccagagcaaaggccctgagctGGTCAAGCAGAGAACAAGGGCTGCACTGTGGCCCCAGTTTTCGGTAGCTCACACAAGGGCAAAAGGGACAGGGAGCAGGGAATCTGTGTCCTGCTGGAAACACTGACTGGAACATGTGAGGAGCTGCATAGGGTGGGGAAAGTGCTGAGCAGACACAGCCCCCCCCACCAAGAGGCACCTGCTTCCTCCTAGCAGGCAGGGCGGCCACCACACTTCCTCTCTTGCTGTGGCCACCAGGGAGCTCACAGCTACATTTCAAGTGCGAGTGAATCATGCTCTCCCTAGTGCTCAGGTCTTGCTCCCTTTTTCTGTATCCGCTTTTGGCTCCTCTTGaagtgtattttatttctctgtacaTGTGAAATGTTAAATGAAACCCCCTCTCATCCCTCTGAAGAATGGGTATGACACCCTTTCCTGGGAAGACACGCTAACTCTCTGCGTAAGGGAACCAAGAGCTGGTTCCTAGAGTCTGAGGAAGATTTAGAGCGGATCGAAAGACAAGGCTGAagccccctccctgggcaggtTCAAAACATTTTAGGGGGGGCCCCTCTGTGGGGACTCAGGTGAGCTTCGGGCTCCCTTCCTTGGCCTCCTGCTCACCCAGCTCTTACTGCCCTCCCTGCTACCCCTCTCCCTGGCCCC
This genomic interval carries:
- the CDH15 gene encoding cadherin-15 isoform X3, producing the protein MYREIKYTSRGAKSGYRKREQDLSTRESMIHSHLKCSCELPGGHSKRGSVVAALPARRKQVPLGGGGCVCSALSPPYAAPHMFQSVFPAGHRFPAPCPFCPCVSYRKLGPQCSPCSLLDQLRAFALDLGGSTLEEPTDLEIVVVDQNDNRPVFRQEVFTGHVLEGAAPGTYVTRAEATDADDPETDNAALRFSILEQGGPQLFSIDPYTGEIRTVQVGLDREVVAVYNLTLQVADMSGEGLTATASALITLEDVNDNAPEFTRDEFFVEATEAVSAVDVGRLAVEDRDLPGSPNWVARFTILEGDPDRQFTIRTDPKTNEGVLSVVKPLDYERRERYDLRVAVQNEAPLQATAPWAERGQARVSVQVRDVNEAPVFQENPLRTSLAEGAAPGTPVATFSARDPDTQQLQRLSYSKDYDPEDWLQVDGATGQVQTQRVLSPASPFLKDGWYRAIILAQDDASPPSTATGTLSIEILEVNDHAPELSPPWGSLCSAPDQGSGLLLGAMDEDLPPHGAPFHFQLSPRIPELARNWSLSQVNVSHARLRLRHQVQEGLHRLSLLLRDSGQPPQQREQALNVTVCRCGPDGACLPGAAALRVGGAGLSLGALVIVLASVILLLLLALLVALLTRSRQQSWDKGLLHGLQDDLRDNILNYDEQGGGEEDQDAYDMDQLRHPAELVALSTPLGRPPLRRDAPFGRAHPQAARTLPTSPSDIADFINEGLEAADSDPSVPPYDTALIFDYEGDGSEAGTLSSILSSLGDGDQDYSCLWDWGPRFARLADLYGPP
- the CDH15 gene encoding cadherin-15 isoform X1 yields the protein MYREIKYTSRGAKSGYRKREQDLSTRESMIHSHLKCSCELPGGHSKRGSVVAALPARRKQVPLGGGGCVCSALSPPYAAPHMFQSVFPAGHRFPAPCPFCPCVSYRKLGPQCSPCSLLDQLRAFALDLGGSTLEEPTDLEIVVVDQNDNRPVFRQEVFTGHVLEGAAPGTYVTRAEATDADDPETDNAALRFSILEQGGPQLFSIDPYTGEIRTVQVGLDREVVAVYNLTLQVADMSGEGLTATASALITLEDVNDNAPEFTRDEFFVEATEAVSAVDVGRLAVEDRDLPGSPNWVARFTILEGDPDRQFTIRTDPKTNEGVLSVVKPLDYERRERYDLRVAVQNEAPLQATAPWAERGQARVSVQVRDVNEAPVFQENPLRTSLAEGAAPGTPVATFSARDPDTQQLQRLSYSKDYDPEDWLQVDGATGQVQTQRVLSPASPFLKDGWYRAIILAQDDGLGAHQPLLPAASPPSTATGTLSIEILEVNDHAPELSPPWGSLCSAPDQGSGLLLGAMDEDLPPHGAPFHFQLSPRIPELARNWSLSQVNVSHARLRLRHQVQEGLHRLSLLLRDSGQPPQQREQALNVTVCRCGPDGACLPGAAALRVGGAGLSLGALVIVLASVILLLLLALLVALLTRSRQQSWDKGLLHGLQDDLRDNILNYDEQGGGEEDQDAYDMDQLRHPAELVALSTPLGRPPLRRDAPFGRAHPQAARTLPTSPSDIADFINEGLEAADSDPSVPPYDTALIFDYEGDGSEAGTLSSILSSLGDGDQDYSCLWDWGPRFARLADLYGPP